A stretch of the Conger conger chromosome 3, fConCon1.1, whole genome shotgun sequence genome encodes the following:
- the LOC133124523 gene encoding coiled-coil domain-containing protein 80-like, with the protein MNHDWILFFCGGVFPETTLKMKQILALGVALLLLTWTGDAAEKGSPDMRSKPRRLAIRSARVNKDQSHSLTPILTESGEAHSLLSLTTSRNLERAKEMQQDQSSGSLLIGQPRRMLTGRRPNLQRHQSQTAMVQADGVVGGQPRPGRVAGGTGSPSLLASFAGKNRVLIISAPHESDGYYRLMMSLLKPDVYCELAERHVQQIVMFHQVGEMGGKVRRITEEGKVVEEPLDTVLIPRLMNFLKLEKGKFGMVLLKKTLQVEERYPYPVRLEAMYERIDQAPMRKVEKNRQKGFIQKCKGAGVEGQVVDSNGSGTETETFASNPQMETPVERRPERKGFRKPIRRPVQIAPVSTTTVRPTTTTTTRPTTTTTIKTTTTTTKPTTTTTTTTRPTTTTTTMTTRPTTTTTTTTTTTRPTTTTTTTTTTKPTTTTTTTTTTTKQTTTTTRPTTTTRPTTTTTRPTTTTAATTTASTTSQMPTRAQTEPYWAPAPKSTAQPHHHNQGRGRQKQKTTPYPTSVYHTQTYTGIYVENHTDKKDDGHKSSGDSVARPRQPKEKPTKRKGEKVLTNEYEDRYEVELPTEATLEDTEAEVLPTRRGKGRHDKAEKKKKKPDKATKRDKAEKKAKEGKGDGRNKKTSKKNQGKDEFQEPSKKLPTSMGALASFLNYFENRRRLIVITTPQDENGMYAQQRDEYLEHVCEMAIRKVSIITIFGTFTNSTMKIDHYQLENDKPMKGLRQEDLMNQDLIVELRKEFGMTYDEFFMVLTDFDMKVKQYYEVPIAMKAVFDYIDTFSSRIKEMEQQKRDGVSCKKEDKPRSLENFLSRFRWRRRIFVISAPNDEEWAYQQQLYALTSQACNLGLRHISVLKLVGVDTVDMGGVLELYPINGSSTVDREGLSAALVRDIRNYFQISPEYFSMLLVGKDGNVKSWYPSPMYSMAIIYDLVDSMQLRRQEMAIQQSLGMRCPEDEYGGYGYHHHGYHEGYRQGYGY; encoded by the exons ATGAACCACGATTGGATTTTATTCTTCTGCGGTGGAGTTTTCCCTGAGACAACACTGAAAATGAAGCAGATATTAGCGCTGGGTGTAGCGCTGCTTTTGCTAACTTGGACAGGAGATGCAGCTGAAAAGGGTTCGCCTGACATGCGCTCAAAACCTAGACGGCTGGCCATTCGTAGCGCCAGGGTAAACAAAGACCaatcacattctctcacaccaATTCTAACGGAGAGTGGAGAAGCTCATTCATTGCTTTCCTTGACCACCTCCAGGAATTTAGAAAGAGCAAAAGAAATGCAGCAAGATCAGAGTTCAGGTTCTTTATTAATTGGCCAGCCTAGACGGATGTTGACAGGCAGGAGACCGAATCTGCAAAGGCACCAGAGTCAGACTGCCATGGTTCAGGCTGATGGTGTTGTTGGGGGTCAACCAAGGCCAGGCCGTGTAGCAGGTGGTACTGGTTCACCCAGCCTCTTAGCAAGCTTTGCAGGGAAAAACCGTGTGCTAATCATCTCTGCTCCACACGAGTCTGATGGTTACTACCGGCTGATGATGAGCCTGCTGAAACCAGATGTGTACTGTGAGTTAGCTGAGAGGCATGTGCAGCAAATTGTCATGTTCCATCAGGTGGGAGAAATGGGAGGAAAAGTGAGACGTATCACAGAGGAAGGGAAGGTGGTGGAGGAGCCTCTGGACACTGTGCTGATCCCAAGGCTGATGAACTTTCTCAAGTTGGAGAAGGGGAAGTTTGGGATGGTGCTGCTGAAGAAGACACTGCAGGTGGAGGAACGATACCCATACCCAGTCAGGCTGGAGGCCATGTATGAGAGGATTGACCAGGCACCCATGCGTAAGGTGGAGAAGAACAGGCAAAAGGGGTTTATACAGAAGTGCAAGGGGGCTGGTGTAGAGGGCCAGGTGGTGGACAGTAATGGTTCTGGGACAGAAACCGAAACTTTTGCATCAAATCCACAAATGGAAACACCAGTGGAGAGGAGGCCAGAAAGAAAAGGGTTCCGTAAGCCTATCCGTCGGCCTGTTCAAATCGCCCCTGTCTCAACCACCACAGTTAGGCCAACCACCACCACAACTACAAGGCCGACCACCACAACTACTATTAAAACAACCACCACAACAACAAAGCCTACGACTACCACAACCACGACAACAAGGCCAACAACTACCACCACAACCATGACAACAAGGCCAACAACtaccaccacaaccacaaccacgaCAACAAGACCAACGACtaccaccacaaccacaacaacaacaaagccaACAACtaccaccacaaccacaacaacaacaacaaagcaaaCCACCACTACTACACGCCCAACCACAACAACACGCCCAACAACCACCACTACTCGTCCCACGACAACAACAGCAGCCACCACCACTGCTTCCACTACCTCCCAGATGCCTACCAGAGCCCAGACAGAACCCTACTGGGCACCTGCCCCAAAATCCACAGCTCAGCCTCATCACCACAATCAAGGTAGAGGAAGACAGAAGCAAAAAACGACCCCCTACCCCACCTCTGTGTACCATACCCAGACCTACACCGGGATCTATGTAGAAAACCACACTGACAAAAAAGATGATGGACATAAATCATCAGGCGATTCTGTGGCACGGCCCAGACAGCCCAAAGAAAAGCCAAcaaagaggaaaggagagaaagttCTCACAAATGAGTATGAGGACAGGTATGAAGTAGAACTGCCCACAGAGGCAACCCTGGAGGACACAGAGGCAGAGGTTCTGCCAACAAGGAGGGGCAAGGGTAGACATGACAAAGccgaaaagaagaagaagaagcctgACAAGGCGACCAAAAGGGATAAAGCAGAGAAGAAGGCTAAAGAGGGGAAGGGAGACGGGCGCAACAAAAAGACCTCCAAGAAGAACCAGGGTAAAGACGAGTTCCAGGAGCCGTCAAAGAAGCTGCCGACCTCCATGGGAGCTTTGGCCTCCTTTCTCAACTATTTTGAAAACAGAAGACGGCTTATt GTGATCACCACTCCTCAGGACGAGAATGGCATGTACGCACAGCAGAGGGATGAATACctggagcatgtgtgtgagatggccATCAGGAAAGTCTCCATCATCACCATTTTCGGCACCTTTACCAACAGCACCATGAAAATCGACCATTACCAATTGG AGAATGACAAACCAATGAAAGGCTTGCGGCAGGAGGACTTGATGAACCAGGACCTGATTGTCGAACTGCGGAAGGAATTTGGGATGACGTATGATGAGTTTTTCATGGTGCTGACTGACTTCGACATGAAAGTGAAG CAATACTATGAAGTGCCCATAGCCATGAAGGCCGTGTTTGATTATATTGACACGTTCTCATCACGCATCAAAGAGATGGAGCAACAGAAGAGAGATGGCGTGTCCTGCAAGAAAGAAGATAAGCCCAGATCTCTGGAAAACTTCTTGTCAAG GTTCCGCTGGAGACGCAGGATATTCGTTATATCTGCTCCCAACGATGAAGAATGGGCCTATCAGCAGCAGCTTTATGCCCTGACCAGTCAGGCCTGCAACCTAG GCCTGCGCCACATTTCAGTTCTGAAGCTGGTTGGTGTGGACACAGTGGACATGGGAGGAGTCCTGGAGCTCTATCCAATCAACG GAAGCTCGACGGTGGACCGTGAAGGTCTTTCTGCCGCTCTGGTGAGGGACATCAGGAACTACTTTCAGATCAGCCCGGAGTACTTCTCCATGCTTCTGGTGGGGAAGGACGGGAACGTCAAGTCTTGGTACCCTTCCCCCATGTATTCTATGGCCATCATCTACGACCTGGTGGACTCCATGCAGCTGCGCAGACAGGAGATGGCCATCCAGCAATCGCTGGGCATGCGCTGCCCGGAGGATGAGTACGGCGGCTACGGTTACCATCACCATGGCTACCACGAAGGCTATCGTCAAGGATACGGTTACTGA